GCAGGTGCGGTTGGGGTCGTATTGGATCGAGTGGACCCGGCCGGGGATACCGTCCTTGTCGCGTCGAAAATCGACGAGACGGTAGTGCTGCATGTGACCGCCGCCGCGGTGCCGGGCGGTGATCTTCCCCTGGTTGTTGCGGCCGCCCTTCTTCTGCTTCCGGACGGTCAGCCCCTTGGGCGCCGACGCTCCGGGGGTCAGCTCGGCAAAGTCCGACACGCTGGCGCCGCGGCGGCCGGGACTGGTCGGGTTGTAGGTGCGGATGCCCATCGCGTGGTGTTCCGGATGTCGGATGCCGGCTGGCGTCACACGCCGGCCGGGGAATGGCCTTCAGGAAGGACTGCAACCAGACAGGACTAAAACAGGTTGATCTTGAAATCGGGCTTGAGCGTGACGATCGCCTTCTTCCAAGGCTTCGTGCTCGTCTGCCGCGTGCGGCTGCGCCGGGCCTTGCCGAGGCGATTCTGGATCGCGACTTTCTCGACCTTGACTGAAAACAGCTCCTCCACCGCGTGCCGCACGTCGGCCTTCGTCGCCGCCGTCACGACCTCGAACGAGTAGGCATTGTGGCGTTCGGCGCGGTGCATCCCCTTCTCCGTGACCAGCGGACGGAGAATCACCTGATGCACGCCGAGGCGCGGCGTCAGTGCCGGCGGTGGAGGTACGGGAACGGCCATCGAAATTCACTCCTCGAAAAGCGGGGCGCTCACGACCGGGCGGCTCCGGCCACCGCGCGGCCGCGCTTCGCACCGGCGGAGCCGGCCTTCGTAGCCTTGGCAGGCTTGGCCTTCCGGGCCGCCGCGGCACCGGTCCGAAATGAATCCAGTGCCGCTTTGCTCATCACGATCCGGCGCGGCTGGAGAATCGCCAGGGCATTGAGATCGGCGACCGGGGACACCGACACGCCGGCGATGTTGCGGGCGCTCTTCCAGAGGTTGCCGTCGGGCTTCTCCGGACTCACGAGCACCGTGACGTCGGCGACCCCGAGCTTGCCGAGGAGTCCGGCGACGACGGACGTCTTCGGGGCGGCCACGGCCAGCGAGTCGACGAGCA
This Planctomycetota bacterium DNA region includes the following protein-coding sequences:
- a CDS encoding 50S ribosomal protein L23 codes for the protein MAVPVPPPPALTPRLGVHQVILRPLVTEKGMHRAERHNAYSFEVVTAATKADVRHAVEELFSVKVEKVAIQNRLGKARRSRTRQTSTKPWKKAIVTLKPDFKINLF